The following proteins come from a genomic window of Paramicrobacterium humi:
- a CDS encoding alanine racemase → MAISLMAGDEPVENPAPWRDPAGFWPKLDAATADEEPPFGVLHLGALRFNAHDMIRRAAGTPIRLATKSVRIRSVMDAALALPGFAGVLAFTLPEALWLAETVDDVVVGYPSVDRAAITRLAASESLASRVTLMVDSPEHLDFIDAVVPPKGRASIRVCLEIDAAWAGPLPLGRLGVWRSPLREPHDARAFAEHILARPGFELVGMMAYEAQIAGVPDRVPGQAGKNATVRWFQRRSRADVAERRGEAVRLVREIADLRFVNGGGTGSIESTAHDDSVTEIAAGSGLLAGHLFDDYSAFAPAPAASFALPVVRKPRPDAVTMLGGGWVASGPAAPDRLPRVEWPRDLRMAPREMAGEVQTPLMGENATRLRIGDRVWLRHAKSGELSERLADFAVVDGDAIVDRVPTYRGEGRMFL, encoded by the coding sequence ATGGCGATTTCCCTGATGGCCGGTGATGAGCCTGTCGAGAACCCGGCCCCGTGGCGGGACCCCGCCGGGTTCTGGCCAAAGCTCGACGCCGCGACAGCCGACGAGGAACCGCCGTTCGGAGTGCTGCATCTCGGCGCACTGCGCTTCAATGCCCACGACATGATCCGGCGGGCGGCGGGCACGCCGATCCGGCTAGCGACGAAGTCCGTTCGGATCCGTTCGGTGATGGATGCCGCTCTCGCGCTGCCCGGCTTCGCCGGAGTGCTGGCCTTCACGCTGCCCGAGGCGCTCTGGCTCGCCGAGACAGTCGACGACGTCGTCGTCGGGTACCCGAGCGTGGACAGGGCGGCGATCACGCGGCTCGCGGCATCCGAATCCCTCGCTTCCCGGGTCACGCTCATGGTGGACAGCCCAGAGCACCTCGACTTCATCGACGCCGTGGTGCCGCCCAAAGGCCGCGCGAGCATCCGCGTGTGCCTCGAGATCGACGCGGCCTGGGCGGGCCCGCTCCCGCTCGGCCGGCTCGGGGTGTGGCGCTCGCCGCTCCGCGAGCCGCATGACGCTCGCGCCTTCGCCGAGCACATTCTCGCGCGACCCGGGTTCGAGCTTGTCGGCATGATGGCGTACGAGGCGCAGATCGCGGGAGTTCCCGACCGCGTTCCCGGGCAGGCGGGAAAGAACGCGACGGTGCGCTGGTTCCAGCGGCGTTCGCGAGCCGATGTGGCCGAGCGTCGCGGCGAGGCGGTACGGCTGGTCCGTGAGATCGCGGATCTGCGTTTCGTCAACGGCGGCGGCACAGGCTCGATCGAGAGCACCGCGCACGACGACTCCGTCACGGAGATCGCCGCGGGAAGCGGCCTTCTCGCGGGGCACCTTTTCGACGACTACAGCGCCTTCGCTCCCGCGCCGGCCGCGTCGTTCGCGCTTCCCGTCGTGCGCAAGCCCCGGCCCGACGCCGTCACCATGCTCGGCGGCGGCTGGGTCGCCTCGGGCCCTGCGGCGCCCGACCGGCTGCCGCGGGTCGAGTGGCCCCGCGACTTGCGGATGGCGCCGCGTGAGATGGCGGGGGAGGTGCAGACGCCTCTCATGGGCGAGAACGCGACGCGGCTGCGCATCGGCGACCGCGTGTGGCTGCGGCACGCCAAGTCGGGTGAGCTCAGCGAGCGGCTCGCGGACTTCGCCGTCGTCGACGGGGACGCGATCGTCGATCGGGTGCCCACGTACCGCGGTGAGGGGAGGATGTTCCTGTGA
- a CDS encoding rhodanese-like domain-containing protein, giving the protein MNDISVTDLAARREAGEAPIIDVREADEWASRHVEGAVHIPLSEFMQREHELPEAEELYILCHSGGRSARVTQYLEQKGVSAVNVVGGIEAWQGAGLPVVSE; this is encoded by the coding sequence ATGAACGACATCTCTGTGACCGATCTTGCCGCCCGACGTGAAGCGGGCGAGGCCCCCATCATCGACGTGCGCGAGGCCGACGAGTGGGCGAGCCGACACGTCGAGGGCGCCGTGCACATTCCCCTCTCGGAGTTCATGCAGCGCGAGCACGAGCTGCCCGAGGCGGAAGAGCTGTACATCCTGTGCCACTCCGGCGGTCGGAGCGCGCGAGTGACGCAGTACCTTGAGCAGAAGGGCGTGTCGGCGGTCAACGTCGTGGGCGGTATCGAGGCCTGGCAGGGTGCCGGACTTCCCGTTGTCAGCGAGTGA
- a CDS encoding bifunctional 3'-5' exonuclease/DNA polymerase, translated as MHIVLDHAAAGPAVRLTITDDAGRPSDDRTVAVDELPATVAALEEEHPRWVFARTAEWYPRLLASGIRFAKSHDLSLCRTILRRSTGTAGTALHGAPRDGWDEPVVAPAAADVGLFEWDERPAVRLDPVAELQRQLETVAASSSPGRLSRLLAAESCGAMIACEIRADGLPWRRDVHERLLSEALGPRPRFGGRPAKLERLVEQVREKLAAPRLNPDSQPELLRALRNAGVTVNSTSKWALREIEHPAIAPLLEYKSLSRLLSANGWAWLDEWVHEGRFRPEYVVAGVVTGRWASSGGGALQLPAQVRPAVVADEGWTFIVADAAQLEPRIVAAMAGDRAMARAGQGADLYQGLVDAGTVDTRKHAKVAMLGALYGATTGESARLMPRLVRAYPRATGLVEAAARAGERGDQVTTWLGRSSPLPAEEWRAFQRVSAQPDATAAQERAARAQARDWGRFTRNFVAQGTAAEWALCWLAELRHRLNALPDSDGRPHLVYFLHDEVVVHSPLALADQVARAVQDAADAAGRGLFGDFPIDFPLGVAITSCYADAKP; from the coding sequence GTGCACATCGTCCTTGATCACGCGGCCGCGGGGCCGGCGGTTCGCCTGACGATCACCGACGACGCCGGTCGCCCGAGCGACGACCGCACGGTCGCCGTTGACGAGCTGCCCGCCACGGTCGCCGCGCTCGAGGAGGAGCACCCCCGATGGGTGTTCGCGCGCACAGCGGAGTGGTATCCGCGGCTTCTCGCGAGCGGCATCCGATTCGCGAAGAGCCACGACCTCTCCCTGTGCCGCACCATCCTGCGCCGCTCGACGGGGACAGCGGGAACCGCGTTGCACGGCGCACCTCGTGATGGCTGGGACGAGCCCGTCGTCGCTCCCGCGGCCGCTGATGTCGGACTGTTCGAGTGGGATGAGCGGCCGGCCGTTCGTTTGGATCCGGTGGCGGAGCTCCAGCGGCAGCTCGAGACGGTGGCCGCGTCGAGTTCACCGGGCAGACTGAGCCGCCTTCTCGCGGCCGAATCGTGCGGCGCGATGATCGCCTGCGAGATCCGTGCGGACGGACTGCCGTGGCGCCGCGACGTGCACGAACGACTTCTCAGCGAAGCGCTCGGACCGCGTCCGCGCTTCGGCGGACGACCGGCGAAGCTCGAGCGGCTGGTCGAGCAGGTGCGCGAGAAGCTCGCCGCGCCCCGGCTCAATCCCGATTCCCAGCCTGAACTGCTTCGTGCGCTCCGCAACGCCGGGGTGACCGTGAACTCGACCAGCAAGTGGGCGCTTCGCGAGATCGAGCATCCGGCGATTGCGCCGCTGCTCGAATACAAGTCGCTGTCGCGGCTCCTGAGCGCGAACGGCTGGGCATGGCTCGACGAGTGGGTGCACGAGGGCCGCTTCCGCCCCGAGTACGTGGTCGCAGGCGTCGTCACGGGACGCTGGGCGAGCAGCGGCGGCGGTGCGCTTCAGCTTCCGGCGCAAGTGCGGCCCGCCGTGGTCGCCGACGAGGGCTGGACGTTCATCGTCGCGGACGCCGCACAGCTGGAGCCGCGCATCGTCGCGGCGATGGCCGGCGACCGCGCGATGGCGCGGGCCGGGCAGGGCGCGGATCTCTACCAGGGCCTCGTGGACGCCGGCACGGTCGACACTCGCAAGCACGCGAAGGTTGCGATGCTCGGCGCACTGTACGGTGCAACGACCGGGGAGAGCGCGCGCCTCATGCCGCGCCTCGTGCGGGCGTACCCGCGTGCGACGGGACTCGTTGAAGCGGCGGCGAGAGCGGGAGAGCGCGGAGACCAGGTCACCACATGGCTCGGTCGCAGTTCGCCGCTTCCGGCAGAGGAGTGGCGTGCCTTCCAACGCGTCTCCGCGCAGCCCGACGCGACGGCCGCGCAAGAGCGTGCCGCGCGGGCGCAGGCCCGCGACTGGGGTCGGTTCACGCGCAATTTCGTCGCTCAAGGCACAGCCGCCGAGTGGGCGCTGTGCTGGCTGGCCGAGCTGAGGCACCGCTTGAACGCCCTCCCCGACTCGGACGGGCGCCCGCACCTCGTGTACTTTCTGCACGACGAGGTCGTCGTGCATTCACCGCTCGCTCTGGCGGACCAAGTCGCTCGCGCGGTTCAGGATGCAGCGGATGCCGCGGGCCGCGGCCTGTTCGGCGACTTTCCCATCGACTTCCCGTTGGGCGTTGCGATCACGTCGTGCTACGCGGATGCGAAGCCGTGA
- a CDS encoding NAD(P)/FAD-dependent oxidoreductase, giving the protein MPKILIVGGGYAGFYTAWKLEKHLRPGEAEVTIIDPLPYMTYQPFLPEIAAGSIEPRHAVVSQRRHLKRTEVITAKVTYINHAEKKVTVSPEIGEPYEMSYDQVVVTAGAVSRTFPIPGLADQGIGLKTVEEAVAIRDRMLDNFAKAAGLPAGPERDRLLTFVVVGGGFAGIEVFAELRSFASSLLKYYPQLSFDDIHFHLVEAMSRIMPEVSLETSHWVLKNLANRGALVHLDTQFASCVDGNIELSTGEKFESDLIVWTAGVMANPQIVRNTDLPIEERGRVMTRADLRVGTDEEPIEGAWAAGDVSRVPDLTGGGVGGFCVPNAQHAVRQGKLLAKNIVAVLRGELPKEYFHKNLGAVAGLGIGIGVFQSGKLAIKGFPAWVAHRGYHGLAMPSWERKLRVFGGWVNNFFLGRDIVSLSAVQHPRAAFEEFAARPKPPAPAAEKPAETPAASTPAAKSDKAPAKKAPAKKTPAKKPASKTAAKPAAEKAAASN; this is encoded by the coding sequence GTGCCCAAGATTCTCATTGTCGGCGGCGGCTACGCCGGTTTCTACACCGCATGGAAGCTCGAAAAGCATCTGCGACCCGGCGAGGCCGAGGTCACGATCATCGACCCGCTTCCGTACATGACGTACCAGCCGTTCCTTCCCGAGATCGCCGCGGGGTCGATCGAGCCTCGCCACGCCGTGGTCTCGCAGCGTCGTCACCTCAAGCGCACCGAGGTCATCACCGCGAAGGTCACGTACATAAACCACGCCGAGAAGAAGGTGACGGTGTCGCCCGAGATCGGCGAGCCGTACGAGATGTCGTACGACCAGGTCGTCGTGACCGCCGGCGCCGTGTCCCGCACCTTCCCGATCCCCGGCCTCGCCGACCAGGGCATCGGACTCAAGACCGTCGAAGAGGCCGTCGCGATCCGCGACCGCATGCTCGACAACTTCGCGAAGGCCGCCGGCCTCCCTGCCGGACCCGAGCGCGACCGCCTGCTGACCTTCGTCGTCGTCGGCGGCGGCTTCGCCGGCATCGAGGTCTTCGCCGAGCTGCGCTCGTTCGCGAGCTCGCTGCTGAAGTACTACCCGCAGCTGAGCTTCGACGACATCCACTTCCACCTCGTCGAGGCGATGAGCCGCATCATGCCCGAGGTCTCGCTCGAGACCAGCCACTGGGTTCTCAAGAACCTCGCGAACCGCGGGGCGCTCGTGCACCTCGACACGCAGTTCGCGTCGTGCGTCGACGGCAACATCGAGCTGTCCACGGGCGAGAAGTTCGAGTCCGACCTCATCGTCTGGACCGCCGGTGTCATGGCGAACCCGCAGATCGTCCGCAACACCGACCTGCCGATCGAAGAGCGCGGTCGCGTGATGACCCGCGCCGACCTTCGCGTCGGAACCGACGAGGAGCCGATCGAAGGCGCCTGGGCTGCCGGTGACGTTTCCCGCGTGCCCGACCTGACCGGAGGCGGCGTCGGCGGCTTCTGCGTTCCCAACGCTCAGCACGCCGTCCGCCAGGGCAAGCTTCTCGCCAAGAACATCGTGGCCGTCCTCCGCGGAGAGCTGCCGAAGGAGTACTTCCACAAGAACCTCGGCGCCGTCGCCGGCCTCGGCATCGGCATCGGTGTCTTCCAGTCCGGCAAGCTCGCCATCAAGGGCTTCCCGGCTTGGGTTGCGCACCGCGGTTACCACGGGCTCGCCATGCCGAGCTGGGAGCGCAAGCTCCGCGTCTTCGGCGGCTGGGTGAACAACTTCTTCCTCGGCCGCGACATCGTGTCGCTCTCGGCCGTCCAGCATCCGCGTGCCGCGTTCGAGGAGTTCGCCGCTCGTCCGAAGCCGCCGGCACCGGCGGCTGAGAAGCCGGCCGAGACGCCCGCCGCGAGCACCCCCGCCGCGAAGTCCGACAAGGCTCCGGCCAAGAAGGCTCCCGCGAAGAAGACGCCCGCCAAGAAGCCCGCTTCGAAGACGGCTGCGAAGCCGGCCGCTGAGAAGGCGGCGGCAAGCAATTAG
- a CDS encoding helix-turn-helix domain-containing protein, which yields MLVPQIERERANPLGAYLQARRGLLTPQQAGVSVNGVRRVPGLRREELAMLAGISADYYLRLERGKDRNPSARVLDALGHALQLDNDHMTHLKSLASDAPRPPADPPQEEIPVSVLNLIGALDQPAFIEDEYFNILASNPSAQALNPHLSPGRNQMRDLFLDESERALHPDWEMAAACLTASLRHTIGNNTDDPHFLQLINDLSRESSYFRHLWARHDVRAQRGANVTLTHPQFGERAFTREQLRINGTERIKVVVYYAREGNDSRAAGSSIDPKGAAEHASIGTTITASASRPAADPEEPITASHPRSTT from the coding sequence ATGCTTGTGCCGCAGATCGAGAGAGAACGCGCGAATCCGCTTGGTGCATACTTGCAGGCGCGTCGCGGCCTGTTGACACCGCAGCAAGCGGGTGTAAGCGTCAACGGTGTACGGCGTGTGCCAGGACTGCGCCGCGAGGAACTTGCCATGCTTGCCGGGATCAGCGCCGACTATTATCTTCGGCTTGAACGGGGTAAGGACCGGAACCCCTCCGCCCGAGTTCTCGATGCGCTCGGTCACGCGCTCCAGCTCGACAACGACCACATGACGCATCTGAAGTCCCTAGCGTCCGACGCGCCCCGCCCTCCCGCAGATCCACCGCAGGAAGAAATCCCGGTAAGCGTGCTCAATCTCATTGGCGCGCTCGACCAGCCAGCATTCATCGAAGATGAATACTTCAATATCCTCGCTTCAAACCCATCAGCCCAAGCGCTCAATCCTCACCTGAGTCCCGGACGGAATCAGATGCGGGATCTGTTTCTCGACGAGAGCGAGCGAGCATTGCATCCGGACTGGGAGATGGCCGCGGCATGCCTCACGGCGAGCCTGCGGCACACGATCGGCAATAATACCGATGACCCCCACTTCCTCCAGCTCATCAATGACCTCAGCCGCGAGAGCTCATACTTCCGTCACCTCTGGGCCCGACATGACGTCCGCGCGCAACGAGGTGCAAACGTCACACTTACTCACCCCCAGTTTGGTGAACGTGCCTTCACTCGTGAACAACTACGCATCAACGGAACAGAGCGAATCAAGGTCGTTGTCTATTACGCCCGAGAGGGGAACGACTCACGAGCGGCAGGTTCTTCGATCGATCCCAAAGGTGCGGCAGAACACGCGAGCATCGGAACGACGATCACGGCGTCCGCTTCCCGCCCGGCAGCCGATCCGGAGGAACCGATCACGGCTTCGCATCCGCGTAGCACGACGTGA
- a CDS encoding D-arabinono-1,4-lactone oxidase: MISSGETWQNWGRTEKATPLRVERPKSAGAVQRAVAAAAGAGIPIKAVGAGHSFTGIAVADGVLLDLDELSGVVAVDEDRGLVTLSAGTRLSAIPRLIARHGLAMENLGDIDSQSIAGAISTGTHGTGARFRGIAAQVAGATLVTGTGELLHVDENDNAELLPAVALGLGALGILVDVTLRCVPAFDMHALERPEPLDDVLASLGQRVENADHFEFYWFPHTQTALTKTNTRMPPGAARRPLPPAKRWVDDTLLSNGLYRITCGLGRRIPSIVPRVNRMAEKLTGNREFTDQSSRVFTTKRTVRFREMEYAIPADRAAVVIDEVRRLIVSAGWNISFPIEVRFAASDDLWLSTATGRETCYIAVHRYVGEDPTAYFRAVEEIMIANDGRPHWGKMHWRDAGALRALYPRFDDFVAVRDRLDPARLFRNAYLQRVLGG; the protein is encoded by the coding sequence GTGATCTCCAGTGGCGAGACCTGGCAGAACTGGGGCCGCACGGAGAAGGCGACGCCCCTCCGCGTGGAGCGGCCCAAGAGCGCCGGCGCGGTGCAGCGGGCCGTCGCAGCCGCGGCAGGGGCCGGCATTCCGATCAAGGCCGTCGGCGCAGGCCACAGCTTCACGGGCATCGCCGTCGCCGACGGCGTCCTGCTTGACCTCGACGAGCTCTCGGGCGTCGTCGCCGTCGACGAGGACCGCGGCCTCGTCACCCTCTCGGCGGGCACACGGCTCTCGGCGATTCCGCGGCTCATCGCCCGGCACGGGCTCGCCATGGAGAACCTCGGCGACATCGACAGCCAGTCGATCGCGGGCGCGATCTCAACGGGAACCCACGGCACGGGCGCACGCTTCCGCGGCATCGCCGCGCAAGTGGCGGGCGCGACGCTCGTCACGGGGACCGGTGAGCTGCTGCACGTCGACGAGAACGACAACGCCGAGCTCCTGCCCGCCGTGGCCCTCGGCCTCGGCGCCCTCGGCATCCTCGTCGACGTCACCCTGCGCTGCGTTCCCGCGTTCGACATGCACGCGCTCGAACGGCCGGAGCCGCTCGACGACGTGCTCGCGAGCCTCGGGCAGCGCGTCGAGAACGCCGACCACTTCGAGTTCTACTGGTTCCCGCACACGCAGACCGCGCTCACGAAGACGAACACGCGGATGCCGCCGGGCGCCGCGCGGCGACCGCTGCCGCCCGCGAAGCGCTGGGTCGACGACACTCTGCTGTCGAACGGGCTGTATCGCATCACGTGCGGTCTCGGCCGGCGGATCCCTTCGATCGTGCCGCGCGTCAACCGGATGGCGGAGAAGCTCACGGGAAACCGGGAGTTCACCGACCAGTCCTCTCGCGTGTTCACGACAAAGCGCACGGTGCGCTTCCGAGAGATGGAGTACGCGATCCCCGCCGATCGCGCGGCCGTAGTCATCGACGAGGTGCGCCGGCTGATCGTGAGCGCGGGCTGGAACATCTCGTTCCCGATCGAAGTGCGATTCGCGGCATCCGACGACCTGTGGCTGTCGACCGCGACGGGGCGCGAGACCTGTTACATCGCCGTGCATCGGTACGTCGGGGAGGACCCGACTGCGTACTTCCGAGCCGTCGAGGAGATCATGATCGCCAATGACGGCCGGCCGCACTGGGGCAAGATGCACTGGCGCGACGCCGGCGCGCTGCGCGCCCTATACCCGCGCTTTGACGATTTCGTGGCCGTGCGCGACCGCCTCGACCCCGCGCGCCTGTTCCGCAACGCCTACCTGCAGCGCGTGCTCGGAGGCTGA
- a CDS encoding S8 family peptidase, whose translation MAQRPHATARRRMIARAAAAIALAGAVVLGGVAPASAATVRDAEYWLDSGYGVQEAWKTTKGNGAVIAIMDTGIGKGPKDFSGVTGGTDVSGVGSSDGRTPLGSEEERNHGSWVASLAAGRGNGEEGAMLGVAPEATLLSISIGFPSSGSTVSFVDQVANGIHWAVDNGADVINMSFSTNAKEWDPSWDEAFQYAYSHNVVIVAAAGNRGSGTDVVGAPATIPGVLTVAGVDKAGTVSQNASTEGITIGVSAPSEELTGISADGTPVMWAGTSGASPIVAGMVALLRSAYPDMDADNIINRLVTTAVPTSQQGDDVPSPDYGYGLANVGKAIDSDVAPVTTNPMGSLKDWITVNRRAEAETAAPPVDKTTVKALAPIPKADDTVNPFLPTPETLRYISIPAAVILGAGTLIVLGAIGATRHVRRVARKS comes from the coding sequence GTGGCACAGCGACCGCACGCGACTGCCCGCCGGCGTATGATCGCCCGCGCGGCGGCCGCCATCGCGCTCGCCGGCGCCGTCGTGCTCGGCGGTGTCGCTCCCGCCTCGGCAGCCACCGTGCGCGATGCGGAGTACTGGCTCGACAGCGGGTACGGCGTGCAGGAGGCCTGGAAGACCACGAAGGGCAACGGCGCCGTGATCGCGATCATGGACACCGGCATCGGCAAGGGCCCGAAGGACTTCTCCGGCGTGACGGGCGGCACCGACGTCTCGGGCGTCGGCTCCTCCGACGGCCGCACCCCGCTCGGCTCCGAGGAGGAGCGCAACCACGGCAGCTGGGTCGCCTCGCTCGCCGCAGGGCGCGGCAACGGTGAGGAAGGCGCGATGCTCGGCGTCGCCCCGGAAGCGACGCTGCTGTCGATCTCGATCGGGTTCCCCTCGAGCGGATCGACGGTGTCGTTCGTCGATCAGGTGGCCAACGGCATCCACTGGGCCGTCGACAATGGCGCCGACGTCATCAACATGTCGTTCTCGACGAACGCGAAGGAGTGGGACCCGAGCTGGGACGAGGCGTTCCAGTACGCCTACTCCCACAACGTCGTCATCGTCGCCGCCGCCGGCAACCGGGGGAGCGGCACGGACGTCGTCGGCGCTCCCGCGACCATCCCCGGCGTCCTCACCGTCGCCGGCGTGGACAAGGCGGGAACCGTGAGCCAGAACGCGTCGACAGAAGGCATCACGATCGGCGTCTCCGCGCCGAGCGAGGAGCTGACGGGAATCTCGGCCGACGGCACTCCAGTCATGTGGGCGGGAACGAGCGGAGCCTCGCCGATCGTCGCCGGCATGGTCGCGCTGCTCCGCTCCGCATACCCCGACATGGATGCCGACAACATCATCAACCGGCTCGTCACGACGGCCGTGCCCACGAGTCAGCAGGGCGACGACGTTCCGAGCCCCGACTACGGCTATGGTCTCGCCAACGTGGGGAAGGCGATCGACTCCGACGTCGCGCCGGTCACGACGAACCCCATGGGCAGCCTGAAGGACTGGATCACCGTGAACCGTCGCGCCGAGGCCGAGACGGCAGCGCCGCCCGTCGACAAGACGACGGTCAAGGCGCTCGCACCGATTCCGAAGGCCGACGACACCGTCAATCCTTTCCTTCCGACGCCAGAAACCCTGCGCTATATCAGCATTCCGGCGGCGGTGATTCTCGGCGCTGGTACACTGATAGTGCTCGGTGCCATCGGCGCCACCCGGCATGTCAGGCGAGTGGCCCGAAAGTCGTAG
- a CDS encoding NADPH-dependent F420 reductase — MTTIGVLGAGQAGATFARAAVGAGYDIVIANSRGPHTLRSLIEDLGSRARAGTAAEAAAAADVAFLAFPYSPSHELPAQELAGKIVIDNNNYMAWRDGNFPEVDSGAATIQELRQRQLPCAKIVKAFSHIQFHERIPARVPDERIAALLRLARPRGDADRKALIVSSDYPDAVAFVTRLYDDLGFDTVDNSPLAESWRSAPGTPMWAASVDGQSRDELVQNLRRADILSPPRRRRPGLPPHRSHHRCPIENRTS, encoded by the coding sequence GTGACAACGATCGGTGTACTGGGTGCGGGGCAAGCCGGAGCGACTTTCGCGCGTGCTGCCGTCGGGGCAGGTTACGACATCGTCATCGCGAACTCGCGCGGACCGCATACTCTGCGCTCCTTGATCGAGGATCTGGGTTCGCGTGCGCGAGCCGGCACCGCCGCAGAAGCAGCCGCCGCCGCGGACGTGGCATTCCTGGCCTTCCCATACTCACCATCACACGAACTACCTGCGCAGGAACTCGCCGGAAAAATTGTGATCGATAACAACAATTACATGGCGTGGCGCGACGGGAACTTCCCTGAGGTCGATAGCGGCGCAGCCACGATCCAGGAGCTGCGTCAGCGACAGCTGCCTTGCGCCAAGATTGTGAAGGCTTTCAGCCATATTCAATTTCACGAACGTATCCCTGCCCGCGTGCCCGACGAACGCATCGCCGCTCTCCTGCGACTCGCGCGGCCACGCGGTGACGCAGACAGGAAGGCACTCATCGTCTCCAGCGACTATCCCGACGCTGTCGCTTTCGTCACCCGACTCTACGACGATCTCGGGTTCGACACGGTTGATAACAGCCCGCTCGCCGAATCCTGGCGCAGCGCCCCTGGAACTCCGATGTGGGCCGCATCCGTCGATGGGCAAAGCCGAGACGAGCTCGTTCAAAACCTGCGACGGGCAGACATTCTGTCGCCGCCACGTCGCCGGCGCCCCGGCCTTCCACCGCACCGCTCGCACCATCGCTGCCCGATCGAAAACCGGACTTCCTGA
- a CDS encoding SDR family NAD(P)-dependent oxidoreductase → MGIALITGANKGIGFETARQLVDLGHVVYLGARNVVRGADAATAIGARHVQLDVTDDDSVAQALRTIADAETRLDILVNNAGVQEFDSADGPLAMRAFDTNAVGVVRVTEAALPLLRKSAQATVVTVSSSAGSFWAVTNPARPEFHLTNAVYAASKAAATMLTLQYAKANPQMRINAIEPGYTATDMTAGFEGGRPVQDSARAVVRLATLGAAGPTGTLRDEAGELSW, encoded by the coding sequence GTGGGTATTGCGCTTATCACCGGAGCGAACAAAGGTATTGGTTTTGAGACTGCGCGCCAGCTCGTGGATCTGGGACACGTCGTGTATCTCGGGGCACGGAACGTGGTCCGCGGTGCGGATGCGGCTACTGCGATCGGCGCACGGCACGTCCAACTCGATGTGACCGACGATGATTCGGTCGCGCAGGCACTTCGCACGATAGCTGATGCCGAGACGCGTCTTGACATCCTCGTGAACAACGCCGGTGTCCAAGAGTTCGACTCTGCAGATGGACCGTTGGCTATGCGCGCGTTCGATACCAATGCCGTCGGTGTAGTACGCGTCACCGAGGCTGCACTTCCCCTACTGCGCAAGTCCGCTCAAGCTACGGTGGTGACCGTCTCGAGTAGTGCTGGATCGTTCTGGGCAGTCACGAATCCCGCACGACCCGAGTTTCATCTCACGAACGCCGTGTACGCAGCGTCGAAAGCCGCAGCAACCATGCTGACGCTGCAGTACGCGAAGGCCAATCCGCAGATGCGCATCAACGCGATTGAACCGGGGTATACCGCGACCGACATGACGGCAGGATTTGAAGGCGGACGTCCCGTCCAAGACAGCGCCAGAGCGGTGGTGCGGCTGGCAACACTCGGCGCCGCCGGACCTACGGGAACCCTTCGTGATGAGGCTGGGGAGCTGAGCTGGTGA
- a CDS encoding LemA family protein has protein sequence MEWLIPVLIVVALVVIIGIYLWATYNSLVTLGVRVDEAWSDITVQLKRRADLIPNLIESVKGYAAHEKAVFENVTKARAETLSAQGPAEASVAENHMQQALKSIFAVAEAYPQLQASQNYLQLQGELVDTEDKIQASRRFYNGGVRELNTKIRVFPNNLFAKNLGFEQREFFEVANTAAISEPPRVQF, from the coding sequence ATGGAATGGCTCATTCCGGTCCTCATCGTGGTGGCGCTCGTCGTCATCATCGGTATCTACCTGTGGGCGACGTACAACTCGCTCGTCACGCTCGGTGTTCGAGTCGACGAGGCGTGGAGCGACATCACCGTGCAGCTCAAGCGCCGAGCCGACCTCATTCCGAACCTGATCGAGAGCGTCAAGGGCTACGCCGCGCACGAGAAGGCCGTCTTCGAGAACGTGACAAAGGCCCGTGCCGAGACGCTGAGCGCGCAGGGCCCGGCCGAGGCGTCGGTGGCCGAGAACCACATGCAGCAGGCGCTGAAGTCGATCTTCGCTGTCGCCGAGGCCTACCCGCAGCTGCAGGCGAGCCAGAACTATCTGCAGCTGCAGGGCGAGCTCGTCGACACGGAAGACAAGATCCAGGCCTCCCGCCGCTTCTACAACGGCGGCGTGCGCGAGCTGAACACGAAGATCCGCGTCTTCCCCAACAACCTGTTCGCGAAGAACCTCGGATTCGAGCAGCGCGAGTTCTTCGAGGTCGCCAACACGGCAGCGATCTCGGAACCGCCGCGCGTGCAGTTCTAA